Proteins from one Rhizoctonia solani chromosome 5, complete sequence genomic window:
- a CDS encoding Sugar (and other) transporter: MAARTPSLDEKKDSEIFEEHSPQKPELVLLSDEERDRAIAANPINPRSWRSIQLYLICIVAYCNSGSTGLDGTLFGGINAMDHFHTFIGAGKVGSEIGIVITMYPIGQIIGCLFAAPVMDRFGRKGGMLCGSLIVLIGTLLLTAAQNKPMFMVGRLLSGTGVAVAANAAPSYVTEMSPPQWRGRMGGMYNSWYYVGAILITGIMVASGRINSEWQWRLPVLFQALPSGIVFMFAWFIPESPRWLVRVGRDEQARAILVKYHGNGDENSPLVEFEMKEIKTMCELDGSDQVWWDLRPLFRTAADRYRSYMCLGMATFGQLSGNGLITYFFVVLLQNAGITSANSQLVLNFVMSVVSFGGACTGVSLLDKVGRRPLMMFSTTVGAICLAVVSACTAKYEESKAIAQTGVAFIFLFNVLFSLGFTPLQPLYPAECLTFQTRAKGMAMTTLVLNLASLFNTYAIPVALEKIGWRTYLVFVAWDIFETICIYFFAVETKQKTLEEMAEIFEAPNPVKASLKRTTKEDRV; this comes from the exons ATGGCGGCGCGAACTCCTTCTCTCGACGAGAAGAAAGACTCGGAGATCTTTGAAGAGCACTCTCCTCAAAAGCCCGAGTTGGTCTTGCTCTCTGACGAGGAACGCGACCGTGCTATTGCCGCTAATCCTATTAATCCGCGGTCATGGAGGAGTATCCAGCTCTACTTGATCTGTATCGTAGCTTACTGCAACTCTGGCTCTACTGGTCTCGATGGAACATTGTTTGGAG GTATCAATGCGATGGATCACTTCCATACTTTTATCGGCGCTGGCAAAGTAGGATCTGAAATCGGAATCGTCATCACCATGTACCCTATCGGTCAGATCATTGGTTGCCTCTTTGCTGCACCGGTCATGGATAGGTTTGGACGCAAGGGAGGTATGCTCTGCGGTTCGCTCATCGTGCT TATTGGGACCCTGCTTCTTACTGCTGCGCAAAACAAGCCCATGTTCATGGTTGGACGATTACTCTCTGGAACAGGTGTAGCTGTGGCTGCCAATGCCGCTCCTTCATATGTTACAGAAATGTCGCCGCCTCAATGGCGTGGTCGGATGGGCGGGATGTACAAT AGTTGGTATTACGTCGGAGCca TTTTGATTACTGGTATTATGGTTGCTTCTGGACGAATCAACTCGGAGTGGCAATGGCGTCTACCAGTCTTG TTCCAAGCCCTTCCCTCCGGTATTGTGTTTATGTTTGCTTGGTTTATTCCCGAGTCTCCTCGTTGGC TTGTCCGTGTTGGCCGAGATGAACAAGCACGCGCTATTCTGGTCAAATATCACGGGAACGGCGACGAAAACTCGCCACTGGTGGAATTTGAGATGAAGGAAATTAAAACCATGTGCGAACTCGATGGAAGTGACCAAGTTTGGTGGGACTTGCGACCTTTGTTCCGTACCGCTGCGGACAGGTACCGGTCGTACATGTGTCTTGGTATGGCTACTTTTGGTCAACTCTCAGGCAACGGTTTGATTACCT ACTTTTTCGTTGTGCTCCTCCAAAACGCCGGTATCACATCTGCCAACTCTCAGCTCGTCCTCAACTTTGTCATGTCTGTCGTCTCATTCGGTGGCGCATGCACTGGTGTCTCGCTTCTCGACAAGGTTGGCCGCCGACCTCTGATGATGTTCTCCACCACCGTTGGCGCAATCTGCTTGGCAGTCGTCAGCGCATGTACTGCCAAGTACGAGGAAAGCAAGGCGATTGCTCAGACTGGGGTCGCCTTTATTTTCCTATTCAATGTACTCTTTTCTCTTGGTTTCACCCCTCTCCAACCTCTCTACCCCGCCGAATGCTTGACGTTCCAAACTAGGGCAAAAGGAATGGCTATGACAACATTGGTTCTTAACCTTGCTTC ACTCTTTAACACATATGCCATTCCCGTTGCTTTGGAGAAGATAGGTTGGAGGACCTACCTCGTATTTGTCGCTTGGGATATATTTGAGACCATCTGCATTTACTTCTTTGCTGTTGAGACCAAGCAAAA GACACTCGAGGAAATGGCCGAAATCTTCGAAGCGCCGAACCCCGTCAAGGCTTCACTCAAGCGTACGACCAAGGAAGATCGCGTTTAA
- a CDS encoding HIT domain-containing protein, with product MKLLETNLSYAFLDIGPLSKGHSLVIPKYHGEKLHDIPDEYLADALPIAKKIAVALGATDYNILQNNGRIAHQVVPHVHFHVIPKPSASDDEGLVIGWPTQEVKQAELQKLFEEIKGKL from the exons ATGAAGCTTTTGGAGACGAACCTCTC ATATGCATTCCTCGATATTGGCCCGCTCTCCAAGGGGCACTCGCTCGTCATTCCCAAGT ACCACGGAGAGAAGCTGCACGATATCCCCGATGAATATCTTGCTGATGCACTGCCAATAGCCAAGAAGATTGCAGTTGCCCTGGGAGCGACGGATTATAACATCCTTCAA AACAACGGAAGGATTGCGCACCAA GTGGTGCCTCACGTTCATTTTCACGTCATCCCTAAGCCTTCTGCGAGCGACGATGAAGGACTTGTTATCGGCTGGCCGACACAAGAGGTCAAGCAGGCTGAATTGCAAAAGCTCTTCGAGGAGATCAAGGGTAAACTATAA